One segment of Tenrec ecaudatus isolate mTenEca1 chromosome 1, mTenEca1.hap1, whole genome shotgun sequence DNA contains the following:
- the FBN3 gene encoding LOW QUALITY PROTEIN: fibrillin-3 (The sequence of the model RefSeq protein was modified relative to this genomic sequence to represent the inferred CDS: inserted 4 bases in 3 codons; substituted 3 bases at 3 genomic stop codons), with amino-acid sequence MGSSLDGTSCLGTTTLNQTLDICHHFPHLCLQGQCRPTPPRYQCKCHTGFRQDIRGVCIDVDKCTSNPCPHGDCVNTPGSYHCCCHGGFQATSAQXTCMDVDECLVSGGLCQHGRCINTEGSFRCIYNSGFQLVSNGKNCVADIDKCLISPGLCGQGTCVNTPGSFECQCGQGYESGFPLKSCADMRKSTCFRHSDGTCQHQLPFNATRKACCCSHNIGQAWNSPCEACPSPASLDYQISSFINDIPTGKPVDMDECGEIPALCAHGACINQMGSFRCQCPEGFEDNSLLLVCEDVDECAGRQGLCQLHAHCINIPGSYRCVCARGYRLSPGGALGRTSFRRPXNVHSHGNCVDTEGVCLCLCXSFQASVDQTACMDIDECGQQPCGKGAHKNSTGSYNCLSFPGFAATPHRDCLDVDECTXLGGPVCQFVQCLNTAGSFYCXCQEGFELITDGKNCRDISECCSLAGSCLPETCQNLEGSFRCICPPGFQVQSDPCVDIDECSELPSLCLLGSCTNPESFQCFXPVGFILSDQQRPCFDLDECSSKQHNRQFLCVNTVGAFTCRCLPGFTQRHHTCFPECLEPLSNFFFLLKCGQCQYGCQNELGGYCCSCSSGLHPMGPIRTACGSATCHNTLGGFRYVCPLGFNFDQALGSCQDVDESGVAAARGGPCSFGCANMPGGFLCSCPGGYFCAGQGHCVTGLGFCSGPQDAPTKKCRLHPNPAMSLASLDMDSPLTLNLNLWSLGGTQHILELCSSLAQPRGIACGNE; translated from the exons ATGGGCAGCAGCCTGGATGGCACCAGCTGCCTGG GCACCACCACACTGAACCAGACCCTGGACATCTGTCACCACTTCCCCCACCTGTGCCTCCAAGGCCAGTGCCGCCCTACCCCACCCCGGTACCAGTGCAAGTGCCACACTGGCTTCAGGCAGGACATACGGGGCGTGTGCAtcg ATGTGGACAAGTGTACCAGCAACCCCTGTCCCCACGGTGACTGTGTCAACACCCCTGGCTCCTATCACTGTTGCTGCCATGGGGGCTTCCAGGCCACCAGTGCCCAATAGACTTGCATGG ATGTGGATGAGTGCCTGGTCAGCGGGGGCCTCTGTCAGCACGGCCGCTGCATCAACACTGAGGGCAGCTTCCGGTGCATCTACAACTCGGGCTTCCAACTCGTATCCAACGGCAAGAACTGTGTGG CAGACATTGACAAGTGCCTCATCTCCCCGGGCCTCTGCGGCCAGGGCACCTGCGTCAACACCCCGGGCAGCTTCGAGTGCCAGTGTGGCCAGGGCTACGAGAGCGGCTTCCCGCTGAAGAGCTGTGCTG ACATGCGGAAGAGCACCTGCTTCCGGCACTCTGATGGCACCTGTCAGCACCAGCTGCCCTTTAATGCAACCCGCAAGGCGTGCTGCTGTTCCCACAACATCGGCCAGGCCTGGAACAGCCCCTGCGAAGCTTGTCCGAGCCCCGCCAGCC tggattaTCAAATCTCTAGCTTCATCAATGACATCCCCACAGGGAAGCCTGTTG ATATGGATGAGTGTGGGGAGATCCCCGCACTCTGTGCGCATGGCGCCTGCATCAACCAGATGGGGAGTTTCCGCTGCCAGTGCCCCGAGGGCTTTGAAGACAACAGCCTCCTGCTGGTCTGCGAAG ACGTGGATGAGTGTGCTGGCAGGCAGGGGCTTTGCCAGCTGCATGCCCACTGCATCAACATCCCAGGCAGCTACCGCTGCGTGTGTGCCCGCGGGTACAGGCTGTCTCCAGGTGGggccctggggag AACGAGTTTCAGGAGACCCTGAAATGTCCACAGCCACGGCAACTGTGTGGACACGGAGggcgtgtgtctgtgtctgt gcagCTTCCAGGCCTCAGTGGACCAGACTGCCTGCATGG ACATTGATGAGTGTGGCCAGCAGCCGTGTGGGAAAGGGGCCCACAAGAACAGCACTGGCTCCTAcaactgcctcagtttccctggctTCGCTGCGACGCCCCACAGGGACTGCCTGG ATGTGGATGAGTGTA TCCTGGGGGGGCCGGTATGCCAATTTGTCCAGTGCCTCAACACAGCTGGCTCCTTCTATTG CTGTCAGGAGGGTTTTGAGCTTATAACTGATGGGAAGAACTGCAGGG ACATCAGTGAGTGTTGCAGTCTGGCAGGAAGCTGCCTGCCAGAAACATGCCAGAACCTTGAGGGTTCTTTCCGCTGCATCTGCCCACCCGGCTTCCAGGTGCAAAGTGACCCCTGCGTCG ACATTGACGAGTGCTCAGAATTGCCCAGCCTCTGCCTCCTTGGCTCCTGCACTAACCCCGAAAGCTTCCAGTGCTTCTGACCGGTTGGCTTCATCCTCTCTGACCAGCAGCGCCCCTGCTTTG ACCTGGACGAGTGCTCCTCCAAACAGCACAACCGCCAGTTTCTCTGTGTCAACACCGTGGGCGCCTTCACCTGCCGCTGCCTGCCTGGCTTCACCCAGCGCCACCACACCTGCTTCCCTGAGTGCCTGGAGCCGCtgagcaattttttttttctcctgaaatGCGGACA ATGCCAATACGGCTGCCAGAACGAGCTTGGTGGCTACTGCTGCAGCTGCAGCTCTGGGCTTCACCCAATGGGACCA ATCCGAACGGCCTGCGGGAGTGCCACATGCCACAACACGCTGGGTGGCTTTCGCTACGTCTGCCCCTTGGGCTTCAACTTCGACCAGGCCCTGGGCAGCTGCCAGGACGTAGATGAGTCCGGGGTGGCAGCGGCACGGGGTGGCCCCTGCAGCTTCGGCTGTGCCAACATGCCTGGCGGCTTCCTCTGCAGCTGCCCCGGTGGCTACTTCTGCGCTGGGCAAGG GCACTGTGTCACCGGCCTGGGCTTTTGCTCTGGACCCCAGGACGCCCCAACCAAGAAGTGCCGCCTTCACCCCAACCCTGCTATGA GTCTAGCCAGCCTAGACATGGACTCCCCACTGACCTTGAACCTGAACCTCTGGAGCCTGGGTGGGACCCAGCACATCCTggaactgtgctcttcactggctCAGCCCAGGGGCATAGCCTGTGGCAATGAGTAA